A stretch of the Pedosphaera parvula Ellin514 genome encodes the following:
- a CDS encoding sel1 repeat family protein has protein sequence MLTEADSVEQLELLMQSLERELANGNGRAGFLLANAYGLDNSFFKHELGAPLKPDFEKALHFFKLSFPALCKEAELGNGEAMHLVGIYYQGGTPPVARDSAQHMVWSHRAFEAGYIPAANDLYSYYSNKNSEVYDQEKAAYYLKILTDTGTRFVV, from the coding sequence ATGTTAACTGAGGCGGATTCTGTGGAGCAGTTGGAGCTCTTAATGCAATCGCTTGAGCGGGAGCTTGCGAATGGCAATGGGCGGGCGGGGTTTCTTTTGGCCAACGCTTATGGCCTGGATAATTCGTTTTTTAAACATGAGCTCGGAGCGCCATTGAAACCGGATTTTGAGAAGGCGCTTCATTTTTTTAAATTGTCGTTTCCCGCTCTCTGCAAAGAAGCAGAGTTGGGTAATGGGGAGGCGATGCATCTGGTGGGGATTTATTACCAGGGCGGGACGCCTCCGGTTGCCCGTGATAGTGCGCAGCACATGGTTTGGTCTCACCGAGCTTTTGAAGCGGGTTATATACCGGCTGCTAATGATCTGTATTCGTATTATTCCAATAAAAATAGCGAGGTTTATGACCAGGAGAAGGCGGCGTATTATTTGAAGA